One Arctopsyche grandis isolate Sample6627 unplaced genomic scaffold, ASM5162203v2 HiC_scaffold_305, whole genome shotgun sequence genomic window, CGGGATATGAACATCGGTCGATCGTTGAAGAGGGTTCGATCGTGCGCCAGCGCCACGTCGACTGAATTCTGAAAAGCAAACGGATTTCATTTTTTAACGGCTACACATCGATTTTAAAGACAATACGAACAAGTATTGAATACGAACGATATCGGTATATACTCCGTAGCAGATGCTCCCGTAGGATTTAACGCCGCTGATGAGTCGCAACTCCACTATCGATCCGTATTCATTTAACTTCTCCTTCAATTCAGCTTCGTCGACTCTGAAAGCATAAAACCATACATTTTCCAAATATATACAACTAAGTTTTAGCCAACAGTAAGGCTCAGTGGTTGTGCTTttgggttcgatcctgtgaaatcccgtcaattgaaaataatttattccgagtttattatctgtaatgctgctggtcagactcggatatttgtgactccgagtcgatcgtctcctatcagagtttgtcaatttttctgataacattgttcctacccactatttgagtatgacttatgtacaataaaagttATGTACAAGATTCATAGATgactcgttaatttcgagtttttgagtgacttatgtaataaataaaaatgctgcattgtttgtgattggccaggaaggcgcattggggtttacctgttaggcattcttggtacatcctcacttaatttgcgcgagcaggatacaacaggaacaggcttttcctcccgtatcctgcgcgcgcacattaaacaaggctgtatgacaaaaagagagataatttcatcgCATGCCacagatatatattatatatatacatagtaccgtttaccatgcagccttttttttttatctttcgacttaagatctttgccttccgatatttgctttttcgaccttttcactttcggtaccGTGAGGTAGACgaggtttaaataaataataaataacacaaaGAAAACTAACTTGAATCCGAGATTGCTTATAAAGACAGTGCGGCTATTTTTCTCTTCGTCTTGATAATCGTTTGTTTTTGACGATTCACTGTCGAACGGTTGACTATCTTTCGACTTTTTGACGGGAGATTGAGCCGAATCTAAAATTAAAGTTCaaagtgaatattttattcattaggacaaaaaataataaacagttaTTTACCTTCGGAGGAATCGCATTTCCTTTTCAAATTTTGCCTTGGTTCCATCTGAGACTTACTATGATTAAAACTATTTTCTACACTTTGTTTCGGATTTGAAACCCTAACTTTAGCACTGGAATTCCTTTCGTGTGCGTCCGACACTTGATCGTCATCATCGTGTCGTCTTTTCATGGACTTTTTATTATCATTCTCGTCGGCATTGTATCCCTTCTTCTTGCTTTTATTTCTATTGAATGAATCGCTATTTGTGGCGTTGCCCTTAAAGTTATTTGACTTATACTTAGTATTAGAGTACGCTTTATTTTTGGATTGAGTCTCAGACCATTCTTCCGCTTTCGCCTGAAAGttcacaacaacaacaacataaAATCTACGATCATTCAAAAACATCAAACCGATGGTTGTGTTAATTTACCGAACACGTTTTATTACACTCGACGAGCGTATCTAAAGTTCCGAAATCCCGTTCGTGCGTACCGAGAATCTCTTTAAATAGCTCTTCGCCATATTTGTAATCTTTTGAGCGATGATACTCAACTCTGGCCCAGTATTGCAATATTGTGAATTCTTTGTCAGCCTCGTCGCCCCACATctgatacatttacataaaaaattaatattctgGATGTATATTAGTAtagttaaccgtttgcccgcggccgtcttctatggaagctttgcgcgacaagtctgtagcacggctgtcttccatagaatttctgaactttgcacgggattttgagccttatatgcgcctatttcaactgttttaaggt contains:
- the LOC143922069 gene encoding spliceosome associated factor 3, U4/U6 recycling protein-like, with the protein product MWGDEADKEFTILQYWARVEYHRSKDYKYGEELFKEILGTHERDFGTLDTLVECNKTCSAKAEEWSETQSKNKAYSNTKYKSNNFKGNATNSDSFNRNKSKKKGYNADENDNKKSMKRRHDDDDQVSDAHERNSSAKVRVSNPKQSVENSFNHSKSQMEPRQNLKRKCDSSEDSAQSPVKKSKDSQPFDSESSKTNDYQDEEKNSRTVFISNLGFKVDEAELKEKLNEYGSIVELRLISGVKSYGSICYGVYTDINSVDVALAHDRTLFNDRPMFISRYCDKDNRKKHFSYSTGIEKNKLFVKNISFEHCKDESLREIFGKCGELKDIRIVTHKTGKPKGLAYVEYTNAQSAAAAVTSIDGMELGGRCLNVSLSAPPPKKLSLPEVNPTTSTTRTHARTQLFIPAVIQKSAPSKSSIPDLGESNTSKSKLTNNDFKNMLLGTK